One window of Equus asinus isolate D_3611 breed Donkey chromosome 7, EquAss-T2T_v2, whole genome shotgun sequence genomic DNA carries:
- the AKAP5 gene encoding A-kinase anchor protein 5 isoform X2 — MRSLRGFAPGLGAPRAAPAGGHAAGRWPPIAPCPPPGPRPAPARPLRTHWCGWLSVPALWGGGAAGLRSLCRGLLAPGATVASRLPRRLAPRAPPDLGSRVGQGPRRLRVIDVQVSFSNSCLRAIQMVMPPPTDFGMLWGGIEMLIVK; from the exons ATGAGGTCGCTGCGGGGATTCGCGCCCGGGCTAGGGGCGCCAAGGGCTGCTCCCGCGGGGGGGCACGCTGCTGGCAGGTGGCCTCCAATCGCCCCGTGCccgccgcccgggccccgccccgcgcccgcccgcccgctccgcACGCATTGGTGCGGCTGGCTGTCGGTCCCCGCGCTCTGGGGAGGGGGCGCCGCAGGGCTGCGGTCCCTCTGCAGAGGGCTGCTTGCTCCAGGTGCGACCGTGGCTTCCCGGCTGCCTAGGCGCCTGGCCCCGCGAGCGCCGCCCGACCTCGGCAGCAGAGTCGGACAGGGACCCCGGCGTCTTCG TGTGATAGATGTTCAAGTGAGCTTCTCAAACAGTTGTCTTCGGGCAATCCAG aTGGTGATGCCACCACCCACTGACTTTGGGATGTTGTGGGGAGGAATAGAGAT
- the AKAP5 gene encoding A-kinase anchor protein 5 isoform X3 — MRSLRGFAPGLGAPRAAPAGGHAAGRWPPIAPCPPPGPRPAPARPLRTHWCGWLSVPALWGGGAAGLRSLCRGLLAPGATVASRLPRRLAPRAPPDLGSRVGQGPRRLRVIDVQVSFSNSCLRAIQVDR, encoded by the exons ATGAGGTCGCTGCGGGGATTCGCGCCCGGGCTAGGGGCGCCAAGGGCTGCTCCCGCGGGGGGGCACGCTGCTGGCAGGTGGCCTCCAATCGCCCCGTGCccgccgcccgggccccgccccgcgcccgcccgcccgctccgcACGCATTGGTGCGGCTGGCTGTCGGTCCCCGCGCTCTGGGGAGGGGGCGCCGCAGGGCTGCGGTCCCTCTGCAGAGGGCTGCTTGCTCCAGGTGCGACCGTGGCTTCCCGGCTGCCTAGGCGCCTGGCCCCGCGAGCGCCGCCCGACCTCGGCAGCAGAGTCGGACAGGGACCCCGGCGTCTTCG TGTGATAGATGTTCAAGTGAGCTTCTCAAACAGTTGTCTTCGGGCAATCCAG